A stretch of Salvelinus alpinus chromosome 4, SLU_Salpinus.1, whole genome shotgun sequence DNA encodes these proteins:
- the LOC139572695 gene encoding lysosomal acid glucosylceramidase-like isoform X2: MPLSTALIPLALFIGVATRSRGSDECVARNFGHGSVVCECNSTHCDSIGSDTLPALGQFLSFTSSKAGSRLQRGQGQGQKNSTGAVLRLTVVPYQKYQRIRGFGGAMTDSAAINILSLSPRTQDQLLRQYFSAQGIGYSVVRVPIASCDFSTHLYTYADSPGDYNLDNFTLAPEDTNMKIPLLQRAQALSPRPLSLLASAWSAPAWLKTNGALTGKGSLKGQPGGKEHKTWAKYYVRFLEEYAKYNLSFWAVTTGNEPSAGQMTNYSFQALGFTAEEQRDWVGLDLGPALHTSTHPHTHLLILDDNRLLLPHWAKVVLSDVRAGRYIHGVGVHWYLDTLVPAELSLGTTHHLYPEYYLFGTEACAGWSPTDRGVRLGSWERAEQYAHSIIQDLNHYVVGWTDWNLALDQGGGPNWVKNFVDSPIIVDHSRDIFYKQPTFYSMAHFSKFLWEGSQRVGVSFSQETKLESSAFVRPDGSVVLTILNRSSSEVQFEVYDPAVGFISSSAPAHSLLTLAWNTR, encoded by the exons ATGCCATTGTCAACAGCACTCATCCCTCTCGCTTTGTTCATTGGAGTAGCAACACGATCCagag GCAGTGATGAGTGTGTGGCCCGTAACTTTGGCCATGGCTCGGTGGTGTGTGAGTGTAACTCCACCCACTGTGACAGTATTGGGTCGGACACACTACCTGCCTTGGGTCAGTTCCTGTCCTTCACCAGCAGTAAGGCTGGCAGCAGGCTGCAGagaggacagggacagggacagaagaACAGCACTGGAGCAG ttCTCAGGCTGACTGTGGTTCCCTACCAGAAGTACCAGAGGATCAGAGGGTTTGGAGGAGCCATGACAGACTCAGCTGCCATCAACATCCTGTCTCTGTCCCCCAGAACACAGGACCAGCTACTACGACAGTACTTCTCTGCTCAGG GTATTGGGTACAGTGTGGTGCGGGTGCCCATTGCCAGCTGTGATTTCTCAACCCATCTGTACACCTATGCCGACTCACCTGGAGACTACAACCTGGACAACTTTACCTTAGCACCAGAGGACACTAACATGAAG ATCCCCCTGCTGCAGCGAGCCCAGGCCCTGTCGCCCCGCCCCCTGTCTCTGCTGGCCAGTGCCTGGAGCGCCCCCGCATGGTTGAAGACCAACGGTGCTCTCACTGGCAAGGGCTCTTTGAAGGGCCAGCCTGGGGGCAAGGAGCACAAGACCTGGGCTAAATACTATGTCAG GTTCCTGGAGGAGTATGCCAAATACAACCTATCATTCTGGGCCGTGACCACAGGCAACGAGCCCTCTGCTGGACAGATGACCAACTACAG TTTCCAGGCTCTGGGCTTCACAGCAGAGGAGCAGAGGGATTGGGTGGGCCTGGACCTTGGCCCCGCCCTGCACACctccacacacccccacacacacctcctcatccTGGACGACAACAGACTGCTACTGCCACACTGGGCTAAAGTG gtcctcagtgatgtgcgTGCTGGCAGGTATATCCATGGTGTTGGAGTCCACTGGTACCTGGACACTCTGGTGCCGGCAGAGCTCTCCCTGGGCACTACCCACCACCTGTACCCAGAATACTACCTGTTTGGAACGGAGGCCTGCGCTGGCTGGAGCCCCACAGACAGAGGAGTACGGCTGGGTAGCTGGGAGAGAGCTGAGCAGTACGCACACAGCATCATACAG GACCTGAACCACTATGTGGTGGGCTGGACAGACTGGAACCTGGCTCTGGACCAAGGAGGAGGGCCCAACTGGGTGAAGAACTTCGTGGACAGCCCCATCATCGTGGACCACAGCCGAGACATCTTCTACAAACAGCCCACCTTCTATAGCATGGCCCACTTCAG TAAGTTcctgtgggaggggtctcagaGAGTGGGTGTGTCCTTCAGTCAGGAAACAAAACTGGAAAGCTCTGCCTTCGTCAGGCCAGACGGGTCAGTGGTGCTTACCATCCTCAACAG gtcgTCGTCAGAGGTCCAGTTTGAGGTGTATGATCCTGCTGTGGGTTTCATCTCCTCCAGTGCTCCAGCCCACTCCCTGCTCACACTCGCTTGGAACACACGCTGA
- the LOC139572695 gene encoding lysosomal acid glucosylceramidase-like isoform X3 produces MSNILIKTRMPLSTALIPLALFIGVATRSRGSDECVARNFGHGSVVCECNSTHCDSIGSDTLPALGQFLSFTSSKAGSRLQRGQGQGQKNSTGAVLRLTVVPYQKYQRIRGFGGAMTDSAAINILSLSPRTQDQLLRQYFSAQGIGYSVVRVPIASCDFSTHLYTYADSPGDYNLDNFTLAPEDTNMKIPLLQRAQALSPRPLSLLASAWSAPAWLKTNGALTGKGSLKGQPGGKEHKTWAKYYVRFLEEYAKYNLSFWAVTTGNEPSAGQMTNYSFQALGFTAEEQRDWVGLDLGPALHTSTHPHTHLLILDDNRLLLPHWAKVVLSDVRAGRYIHGVGVHWYLDTLVPAELSLGTTHHLYPEYYLFGTEACAGWSPTDRGVRLGSWERAEQYAHSIIQDLNHYVVGWTDWNLALDQGGGPNWVKNFVDSPIIVDHSRDIFYKQPTFYSMAHFRSSSEVQFEVYDPAVGFISSSAPAHSLLTLAWNTR; encoded by the exons ATGtcaaatatcctgataaaaactAG AATGCCATTGTCAACAGCACTCATCCCTCTCGCTTTGTTCATTGGAGTAGCAACACGATCCagag GCAGTGATGAGTGTGTGGCCCGTAACTTTGGCCATGGCTCGGTGGTGTGTGAGTGTAACTCCACCCACTGTGACAGTATTGGGTCGGACACACTACCTGCCTTGGGTCAGTTCCTGTCCTTCACCAGCAGTAAGGCTGGCAGCAGGCTGCAGagaggacagggacagggacagaagaACAGCACTGGAGCAG ttCTCAGGCTGACTGTGGTTCCCTACCAGAAGTACCAGAGGATCAGAGGGTTTGGAGGAGCCATGACAGACTCAGCTGCCATCAACATCCTGTCTCTGTCCCCCAGAACACAGGACCAGCTACTACGACAGTACTTCTCTGCTCAGG GTATTGGGTACAGTGTGGTGCGGGTGCCCATTGCCAGCTGTGATTTCTCAACCCATCTGTACACCTATGCCGACTCACCTGGAGACTACAACCTGGACAACTTTACCTTAGCACCAGAGGACACTAACATGAAG ATCCCCCTGCTGCAGCGAGCCCAGGCCCTGTCGCCCCGCCCCCTGTCTCTGCTGGCCAGTGCCTGGAGCGCCCCCGCATGGTTGAAGACCAACGGTGCTCTCACTGGCAAGGGCTCTTTGAAGGGCCAGCCTGGGGGCAAGGAGCACAAGACCTGGGCTAAATACTATGTCAG GTTCCTGGAGGAGTATGCCAAATACAACCTATCATTCTGGGCCGTGACCACAGGCAACGAGCCCTCTGCTGGACAGATGACCAACTACAG TTTCCAGGCTCTGGGCTTCACAGCAGAGGAGCAGAGGGATTGGGTGGGCCTGGACCTTGGCCCCGCCCTGCACACctccacacacccccacacacacctcctcatccTGGACGACAACAGACTGCTACTGCCACACTGGGCTAAAGTG gtcctcagtgatgtgcgTGCTGGCAGGTATATCCATGGTGTTGGAGTCCACTGGTACCTGGACACTCTGGTGCCGGCAGAGCTCTCCCTGGGCACTACCCACCACCTGTACCCAGAATACTACCTGTTTGGAACGGAGGCCTGCGCTGGCTGGAGCCCCACAGACAGAGGAGTACGGCTGGGTAGCTGGGAGAGAGCTGAGCAGTACGCACACAGCATCATACAG GACCTGAACCACTATGTGGTGGGCTGGACAGACTGGAACCTGGCTCTGGACCAAGGAGGAGGGCCCAACTGGGTGAAGAACTTCGTGGACAGCCCCATCATCGTGGACCACAGCCGAGACATCTTCTACAAACAGCCCACCTTCTATAGCATGGCCCACTTCAG gtcgTCGTCAGAGGTCCAGTTTGAGGTGTATGATCCTGCTGTGGGTTTCATCTCCTCCAGTGCTCCAGCCCACTCCCTGCTCACACTCGCTTGGAACACACGCTGA
- the LOC139572695 gene encoding lysosomal acid glucosylceramidase-like isoform X1 has product MSNILIKTRMPLSTALIPLALFIGVATRSRGSDECVARNFGHGSVVCECNSTHCDSIGSDTLPALGQFLSFTSSKAGSRLQRGQGQGQKNSTGAVLRLTVVPYQKYQRIRGFGGAMTDSAAINILSLSPRTQDQLLRQYFSAQGIGYSVVRVPIASCDFSTHLYTYADSPGDYNLDNFTLAPEDTNMKIPLLQRAQALSPRPLSLLASAWSAPAWLKTNGALTGKGSLKGQPGGKEHKTWAKYYVRFLEEYAKYNLSFWAVTTGNEPSAGQMTNYSFQALGFTAEEQRDWVGLDLGPALHTSTHPHTHLLILDDNRLLLPHWAKVVLSDVRAGRYIHGVGVHWYLDTLVPAELSLGTTHHLYPEYYLFGTEACAGWSPTDRGVRLGSWERAEQYAHSIIQDLNHYVVGWTDWNLALDQGGGPNWVKNFVDSPIIVDHSRDIFYKQPTFYSMAHFSKFLWEGSQRVGVSFSQETKLESSAFVRPDGSVVLTILNRSSSEVQFEVYDPAVGFISSSAPAHSLLTLAWNTR; this is encoded by the exons ATGtcaaatatcctgataaaaactAG AATGCCATTGTCAACAGCACTCATCCCTCTCGCTTTGTTCATTGGAGTAGCAACACGATCCagag GCAGTGATGAGTGTGTGGCCCGTAACTTTGGCCATGGCTCGGTGGTGTGTGAGTGTAACTCCACCCACTGTGACAGTATTGGGTCGGACACACTACCTGCCTTGGGTCAGTTCCTGTCCTTCACCAGCAGTAAGGCTGGCAGCAGGCTGCAGagaggacagggacagggacagaagaACAGCACTGGAGCAG ttCTCAGGCTGACTGTGGTTCCCTACCAGAAGTACCAGAGGATCAGAGGGTTTGGAGGAGCCATGACAGACTCAGCTGCCATCAACATCCTGTCTCTGTCCCCCAGAACACAGGACCAGCTACTACGACAGTACTTCTCTGCTCAGG GTATTGGGTACAGTGTGGTGCGGGTGCCCATTGCCAGCTGTGATTTCTCAACCCATCTGTACACCTATGCCGACTCACCTGGAGACTACAACCTGGACAACTTTACCTTAGCACCAGAGGACACTAACATGAAG ATCCCCCTGCTGCAGCGAGCCCAGGCCCTGTCGCCCCGCCCCCTGTCTCTGCTGGCCAGTGCCTGGAGCGCCCCCGCATGGTTGAAGACCAACGGTGCTCTCACTGGCAAGGGCTCTTTGAAGGGCCAGCCTGGGGGCAAGGAGCACAAGACCTGGGCTAAATACTATGTCAG GTTCCTGGAGGAGTATGCCAAATACAACCTATCATTCTGGGCCGTGACCACAGGCAACGAGCCCTCTGCTGGACAGATGACCAACTACAG TTTCCAGGCTCTGGGCTTCACAGCAGAGGAGCAGAGGGATTGGGTGGGCCTGGACCTTGGCCCCGCCCTGCACACctccacacacccccacacacacctcctcatccTGGACGACAACAGACTGCTACTGCCACACTGGGCTAAAGTG gtcctcagtgatgtgcgTGCTGGCAGGTATATCCATGGTGTTGGAGTCCACTGGTACCTGGACACTCTGGTGCCGGCAGAGCTCTCCCTGGGCACTACCCACCACCTGTACCCAGAATACTACCTGTTTGGAACGGAGGCCTGCGCTGGCTGGAGCCCCACAGACAGAGGAGTACGGCTGGGTAGCTGGGAGAGAGCTGAGCAGTACGCACACAGCATCATACAG GACCTGAACCACTATGTGGTGGGCTGGACAGACTGGAACCTGGCTCTGGACCAAGGAGGAGGGCCCAACTGGGTGAAGAACTTCGTGGACAGCCCCATCATCGTGGACCACAGCCGAGACATCTTCTACAAACAGCCCACCTTCTATAGCATGGCCCACTTCAG TAAGTTcctgtgggaggggtctcagaGAGTGGGTGTGTCCTTCAGTCAGGAAACAAAACTGGAAAGCTCTGCCTTCGTCAGGCCAGACGGGTCAGTGGTGCTTACCATCCTCAACAG gtcgTCGTCAGAGGTCCAGTTTGAGGTGTATGATCCTGCTGTGGGTTTCATCTCCTCCAGTGCTCCAGCCCACTCCCTGCTCACACTCGCTTGGAACACACGCTGA